One window of Desulfarculus baarsii DSM 2075 genomic DNA carries:
- the ispG gene encoding flavodoxin-dependent (E)-4-hydroxy-3-methylbut-2-enyl-diphosphate synthase, which translates to MTTPHLVTRDKTRRIMVGRVAVGGGAPLAVQSMTNTDTRDVAATLAQINRLAQAGCHIVRCAAPDMTAALAFGPICAASPLPVIADIHFDGRLAVAAVENGAAGLRINPGNIGDQRAVDRVVDAAKAHGVSIRVGANGGSLPKDLLQKHGGPTPAALVEAVLGHVAMLEARGFEAIKVSLKSSNVLDTIAAYRLFAAQSDRPLHLGVTEAGGLLAGAVKSAVGMGALLLDGLGDTLRVSLTADPAREVEAAWHMLAACGLGRRGVEIISCPTCGRTEIDLFSLLAAAEEALAGVSEPLRVAIMGCVVNGPGEAAHADVGIAGGRGVGVIFAKGRVLKKVAEADLLAEFIKAVAVAQAEYRQNNS; encoded by the coding sequence ATGACCACGCCCCACCTCGTCACCCGCGACAAGACCCGCCGGATCATGGTCGGCCGTGTCGCCGTGGGCGGCGGCGCGCCCCTGGCCGTGCAGTCGATGACCAACACCGACACCCGCGACGTCGCCGCCACCCTGGCCCAGATCAACCGCCTGGCCCAGGCCGGCTGCCACATCGTGCGTTGCGCCGCGCCCGACATGACCGCGGCCCTGGCCTTTGGCCCGATCTGCGCGGCCAGCCCCCTGCCGGTGATCGCCGATATCCACTTTGACGGTCGCCTGGCCGTGGCGGCGGTGGAAAACGGCGCGGCGGGGCTACGCATCAATCCCGGCAACATCGGTGATCAACGGGCCGTGGACCGCGTGGTCGACGCGGCCAAGGCCCACGGCGTGAGCATCCGCGTGGGGGCCAACGGCGGGTCTTTGCCCAAGGATCTGCTGCAAAAGCACGGCGGGCCCACCCCGGCGGCCCTGGTCGAGGCCGTGCTGGGCCACGTGGCCATGCTGGAGGCCAGGGGTTTCGAGGCCATCAAGGTCAGCCTGAAATCGTCCAACGTGCTCGACACCATCGCCGCCTATCGGCTTTTCGCCGCCCAGAGCGACCGGCCGCTGCACCTGGGGGTCACCGAGGCCGGCGGGCTTCTGGCCGGAGCGGTCAAGTCGGCGGTGGGCATGGGCGCGCTGCTGCTGGATGGGCTGGGCGACACGCTGCGCGTATCCTTGACCGCCGACCCCGCGCGCGAGGTCGAGGCCGCCTGGCACATGCTGGCCGCCTGTGGCCTGGGCCGTCGGGGCGTGGAGATCATCTCGTGCCCCACCTGCGGCCGCACCGAGATCGACCTGTTTTCGTTGCTGGCCGCCGCCGAGGAGGCCCTGGCCGGGGTGAGCGAGCCGCTGCGCGTGGCCATCATGGGCTGCGTGGTCAACGGCCCCGGCGAGGCCGCCCACGCCGACGTGGGCATTGCCGGCGGCCGGGGCGTGGGCGTAATCTTCGCCAAGGGCCGCGTGCTGAAAAAAGTCGCCGAAGCCGACCTGCTGGCCGAGTTCATCAAGGCCGTGGCCGTGGCCCAGGCCGAATATCGTCAAAACAACAGCTAA
- a CDS encoding DUF523 domain-containing protein, with translation MILVSACLWGERSRYDGRHSQALWLREALAGRDVLALCPEQLGGLPTPRPPARIVGARAGREGDDVLAGRAKLIDAHGRDVSRQFIAGARAVLARAQAAGARRAYLKDRSPSCGHDPLGQNPQGGPGQGVLTALLLAGGFEVVEVRAAAGDD, from the coding sequence TTGATCCTGGTTTCGGCCTGCCTCTGGGGCGAGCGCTCCCGCTACGACGGCCGCCACAGCCAGGCCCTTTGGCTGCGTGAGGCGTTGGCCGGCCGGGATGTCTTGGCCCTATGCCCCGAGCAACTGGGCGGCTTGCCCACGCCCCGGCCGCCGGCCCGCATCGTCGGCGCGCGGGCCGGCCGCGAGGGCGACGACGTCTTGGCCGGCCGGGCCAAGTTGATCGACGCCCACGGCCGCGACGTAAGCCGCCAGTTCATCGCCGGCGCGCGGGCCGTCTTGGCCCGAGCCCAGGCGGCTGGCGCGCGGCGGGCCTATCTCAAGGACCGTTCGCCCTCGTGCGGCCACGACCCGCTGGGCCAAAATCCCCAGGGCGGCCCAGGCCAAGGCGTGCTGACCGCCCTCTTGCTGGCTGGCGGTTTTGAAGTGGTGGAAGTGCGCGCGGCGGCCGGCGACGACTGA
- the purM gene encoding phosphoribosylformylglycinamidine cyclo-ligase: protein MSAHDRYREAGVDIEKGNEFVRRISDMVKSTHTAAVMTGIGGFSGLYSLNTDKYQDPVLVSSTDGVGTKLKIAFMMNKHDTIGVDMVGMVLNDIVVTGAKPLFLLDYLATGKLEIGVAEQIIAGIVDGCKQAGCALIGGETAEMPGFYADGEYDLAGFGVGVADRSAIIDGSSINKNSALIGLASSGLHSNGYSLARRIVFDELGLGVDSVVDDLPGGSVGEVLLTPTKIYVEPVLNVMRNFALQGMANITGGGLLENLPRVLPESVGAVVRRGSWNIPPVFEFLRRAGKLDEHEMLRTFNSGLGMILLTPGDQADEVVARLAAMDQKASIIGETKPRAKGQDAVEIVD, encoded by the coding sequence ATGAGCGCACACGATCGCTACCGCGAAGCAGGCGTGGACATAGAAAAAGGCAACGAGTTCGTGCGTCGCATCAGCGACATGGTCAAGTCCACCCACACCGCCGCGGTGATGACTGGCATCGGCGGTTTTTCGGGCCTGTACTCGCTCAACACCGACAAATATCAAGACCCAGTGCTCGTCAGCTCCACCGACGGCGTCGGCACCAAGCTCAAGATCGCCTTCATGATGAACAAGCACGACACCATCGGCGTCGACATGGTGGGCATGGTGCTCAACGATATCGTTGTCACCGGGGCCAAGCCGTTATTCTTGCTTGACTATTTGGCCACGGGCAAACTGGAGATCGGCGTGGCCGAACAAATCATCGCCGGCATCGTCGACGGCTGCAAACAGGCCGGCTGCGCGCTCATCGGCGGTGAGACCGCCGAGATGCCCGGTTTCTACGCCGATGGCGAATACGACCTGGCCGGCTTTGGCGTGGGCGTGGCCGATCGTTCGGCCATCATCGACGGCTCGTCGATCAACAAAAACTCGGCCCTGATCGGCCTGGCCAGCAGCGGCCTGCACAGCAACGGCTATTCGCTGGCCCGGCGCATCGTCTTCGACGAGCTGGGCCTGGGCGTCGACAGCGTGGTCGACGATCTGCCTGGCGGCTCGGTGGGCGAGGTGTTGCTCACGCCCACCAAGATTTACGTCGAGCCGGTGCTCAACGTCATGCGCAATTTCGCCCTGCAAGGCATGGCCAACATCACCGGCGGCGGCCTGTTGGAAAACCTGCCCCGGGTGCTGCCGGAATCGGTGGGCGCGGTGGTGCGGCGCGGTTCGTGGAACATTCCGCCGGTGTTCGAGTTCCTGCGCCGGGCCGGCAAGCTCGATGAGCACGAGATGCTGCGCACCTTCAACTCGGGCCTGGGCATGATCCTGCTCACCCCCGGTGACCAGGCCGACGAGGTCGTCGCCCGCTTGGCGGCCATGGACCAAAAAGCGTCCATCATCGGCGAAACCAAGCCGAGGGCCAAGGGTCAGGACGCGGTGGAGATCGTCGATTGA
- a CDS encoding rubrerythrin family protein — translation MSKTKANLQEAFAGESQANRRYLAFAKKADDEGYAQVARMFRAAAEAETIHAHNHLRAMKGIGDTAANLREAVEGETHEFKNMYPGMIEDAKAEGEKEALRSFEYANTVEKTHAELYQKLLDALGKDMGDYPYYVCPVCGHTAEGEAPERCPVCNAKGDRFMKVD, via the coding sequence ATGTCCAAGACCAAAGCCAATCTGCAAGAAGCCTTTGCCGGCGAATCCCAAGCCAACCGCCGTTACCTGGCCTTCGCCAAAAAGGCCGACGATGAGGGTTACGCCCAGGTCGCGCGGATGTTCCGCGCCGCCGCCGAGGCCGAAACGATCCACGCCCACAACCATCTGCGGGCCATGAAGGGCATCGGCGACACCGCCGCCAACCTGCGCGAAGCCGTCGAGGGCGAGACCCACGAATTCAAAAACATGTATCCGGGCATGATCGAGGACGCCAAGGCCGAGGGCGAAAAGGAGGCCCTGCGCAGCTTCGAGTACGCCAACACCGTGGAAAAAACCCACGCCGAGCTTTATCAGAAGCTGCTGGACGCCCTGGGCAAGGACATGGGCGACTATCCTTATTATGTCTGCCCGGTTTGTGGCCACACCGCCGAGGGCGAGGCCCCCGAGCGCTGCCCGGTCTGCAACGCCAAGGGCGATCGTTTCATGAAAGTCGACTGA